A region of the Pantoea alfalfae genome:
TTGGTCACGCCGCAATGCGCGATGGAGTGCCCGGTCTGCTTCAGCAGATCAGCCAGGCAATGCATCTGATTGCGGCGGCGTTTTGGGTGGGGGGATTATTGCCCTTGCTGCTGTTGATGCGCGAGGCGCGCCAGATTGATCGCCGCACCGACGCGATTCGTACCATGATGCGGTTTTCGCGCTACGGTCATCTGGCGGTGGCGTTAACGCTGCTGAGCGGCGTGATAAACAGCGTGATGATCTCAGGCTGGCCACTGATGTGGCACGATTCACGCTACATTATATTGTTGCTGTGCAAAATGCTGCTGGTTGCCCTGATGGTGCTGGTGGCGCTGATTAACCGGTACTGGCTGGTGCCGCGTTTCCGCCTGGCGGGCAGCGGCACGCAGCAAAAATTTATTCGCATGACGCAGCTTGAACTGCTGCTGGCGTGTGGAGTGGTTGGGCTGGTGAGCGTATTTGCCTCGCTGTCGCCAGCCTGAATGTGGTTTAAGAGAGAAAAGGGTAGTTATGTTGCTGAAGAAAGTGATCCCCGCAATCCTGTTGTTATCCGTATGCGGCCAGGCGCTGGCGACACAAATCATTACCGTCAGCCGCTTTGAGATCGGTAAAGAGAAGTGGCCGTTTAACCGTGAAGAGGTGATGCTGACCTGCGAGAAAGATGGAGCAATGTTTGCCATCAACCCGAGCACACTGATGCAATATCCGCTGAACGACATCGCCGACCAGCTGTTCAAAAACAAGCAGGTGAAAGCGCAGCCGATCAGCGTGATTCAGGCCGAAGACAAAGCGCATCCGGGCCAGATGATGAGCCTGCAGCCGATTATTGAGCGCACCCAGGCGCTGTGCGGTAAATAAACCTCTCGGGTGCAGCCTCGCGCTGCGCCCAATCTCCGATTTTTTGCCGTTGCGATCACAAACTGATCCACTTTATGGCCCTGATCCCCGCGTTTGCTGGCATTTCCACCGCGCTGTTCTAACCTTAAATTGCAAGGCGACATCGCCTTCATAAATGCCAACTTTTAGCGCACGGCTCCCTGAGAGCCATTTCCCTGGACCGAATATAGGAATCGTATTCGGTCTTTTTTTGGCTGGAATTTAAAAAATTTAATATCTAAATCAACCAGTTAAAACCCATTCTGTTACCTGAATTTCTATTCTGCTGGAATTTTACCCGCCACTTTGTCGCCATTTTTCTTCGCCAGGAACGCCAGCGAATTGCATCCTCAGGATGAGCGGGCGCGAAGTGGATGTAATACATAATTATCCGCATCAACGTTATGCTCACGCTTGAACACGGCCGCTTGCACTCACTGCCATATGTGCTCAAGATCGGTCAGCGTGCAGCCTTGGGTGACTTCCAGCTGCGCAATTTTCGCAGCGTTTTGTATTCCACTTCAGCCAGGTCGAACAGGATTTTTAACGCCGTCTTGATGGTGGCCGTTTGTTTGCCGGTTTCGGCCAGTAAGCCAGTTCCCGGCTCGTACTCGATCACCGCGCCGTCATGAAATGACCAGTGCAAAGCATAGGCCGGGGTGTTGTCAGATAAAATATCTGACAGCATAAAGCCGGTATCAATTTCATCGCCCAGACACAGAACAAGAACTTGTTCGCCCACTGACGGCGCATTCCATGAGCGGGTTTTATCCGCATCGGTGCTCAGCCAGTTGATTGTGTTTTCAGGTAACAACACGGCATAAAGGGCTATCAAGATTGAGGGCCGACACGGTTCCGATGCTGGTCACGTTGCGTAGCAGGCGCAAATCTTTAAGATTTGTAAGTTGATGGGGCTAGAGTGTCCCATCAACCAGAGAAAAAAGGGATTTAGCGTTTGTTCATGTATAGCTAAACATCAGAGGAAGTCAGAAAAGAAATAGTACCAAACCTCATCTTAGGTTCAGTAAGTTTCTGGTGACACTCTCGCTTAACTAGCAGCCCAACAGCAGAGAATAGCCTTTAAGGAACACAATCCTACCTAAAATTGACCTCAATCAACCTCTTCCAACATCCTCCCCAAACCCCTCACCATGTTTACCCAACGTATAAAAACTCAGTCGTAACCTGCCCCGGTGATATTCAATCAGGATCTGTTATGTTCTTAAAAAAAGTTATCCCATGTGTAATTGTAGCGTTAGCGAGTGCCGCAACGTCAGGTTGTGTGATGGCTGATGGTGGTCATCATCGTGGCCCATCTTCTGACTGGCATCGTCATCATGAAAACCATCATAATGACGCCAGCTGGAGTCAGCACGCCGGACCTGCTTCGCCAGTAAACAATGCTTCTCAGCATATGGGACCACCACCAGCGCCGGATAGTGCCGCTCAGCATATGGGGCCGCCACCCGCTGACAGTGGCATCCACCGCTGGCACTCTTAAGACGCGTTTGAGCAAATAGTACGAAATCATCTGAAGCGACAAGGGGCTTTATTGCCCCTTTTAACGGGCAATCTTTACCTGACTAAAATCGTACCGTAAGCGCGCTTTATTTGTCCCCGACAGAAAACTCAAGCCTGACGAAGCGTTGCCGCTAAACACAATCCCGCGGCTTCACCTAAAAAACCGACCCCACTCGCAAAAGCCACAACAACTCCCGCAGCAAGCACCCAAAGCTTACCTGTCATCTTGTCATCACCGCGGTTTGGCTTATTCTTAACCTCCAATCAAATGGAGGAACGTTTATGAAAGCGGCAATTGCTAATAGTGAACACCAGGTTGAAGTGGTTGAGAAGACGCTACGTCCTCTCAAAACCGGCGAAGCGCGGCTCAGGATGGAATGCTGTGGTGTATGCCATACCGATTTACATGTGAAGAACGGTGATTTTGGTGATAAGACCGGTGTAACGCTGGGTCATGAAGGGATCGGTATCGTTGAGGAAGTCGCGCCGGATGTCACCTCGCTCAAGCCGGGCGATCGCGCCAGCGTCGCCTGGTTCTTCAAGGGCTGCGGACACTGTGAATACTGTAACTCCGGTAATGAAACGCTCTGCAGGGACGTCATCAATGCCGGTTTTACCGCCGATGGCGGCATGGCTGAAGAGTGTATCGTCGTTGCTGACTACTCGGTCAAAGTTCCCGACGGACTTGATCCCTTTGCCGCCAGTAGCGTTACCTGTGCCGGTGTCACTACCTACAAAGCGGTAAAAGTATCAGAGGTCAAACCGGGACAGTGGCTGGCGATTTATGGCCTTGGTGGGCTGGGTAATCTCGCTCTGCAGTATGCGAAAAACGTCTTCAACGCCAAAGTGATTGCGATTGATGTCAGTGATGGACAGCTGGCGCTGGCGAAAGAGATGGGAGCCGATCTGGTCGTTAACTCTGCCAGCGAAGATGCGGCACGCTTTATTCAGGAGAAGACCGGTGGGGCACATGCTGCTGTGGTCACAGCCGTCGCCAAAGCGGCCTTTAATTCAGCGGTGGACGCGGTCAGAGCCGGAGGTCGGGTCGTAGCAGTCGGACTGCCGCCGGAAGCAATGAGCCTGAATATCCCGCGACTGGTGCTTGATGGCATCCAGGTGGTGGGATCGCTGGTCGGAACGCGCAACGATCTGGCGGAAGCTTTCCAGTTTGCGGCAGAAGGCAAGGTGGTGCCGAAAGTGACCAAAAGGAAGATTGGTGAGGTCAATGCCATCTTCGATGAGATGATTCACGGCAAAATCCGCGGCAGGATGGTTATCGACTTTACCGGTCAGCCTGCCAGTTAGAACCCAACTGAGCGTTACTAAGGCCCGCGCATTGCGGGCTTTTTTATGTCAGCAGCGCCTGGTCCTGCCACGTGAAGGCCTTAACGCGTATTCCCCACAAACATTAATAAGCACGGCTTTATGTTTCATTGTGTGATTTTCGCTTGCACTTTACCGGTAACATTATAGTTTATGAGGGGAAGGCATGATTACACACAACCGAAGGAGGGTTATTTATGGCGAAGCATCACTTACTTAAATCCATTGAAATTGCTGCAATTGTACTGTTTGTCCTGATACTGGCGTATCTGGCTGTGACCGGTCTGATGTCATCGACGGGCATGGATCACGCCTGGCCTTATCCCACTAAGTAACTGAGTGCGGCACCAGGGAAATTATAAATAATATAAATAGATAACCTTTCCCTCTCGAAAGGGATAAACCCCGCTATCGCGAGGTTAATCAGAGGTTACACCAGACTTACCGACAGCAGCGTCAGTTCTTCAGTTTCCAGCGACAGGCTTTTTTTGGTTTCGAACATAAAGGTCTCAAGCGCCTCCTCAACATCATCACCTTCAATAAAGGCATGCGTCGTAACATGATTTTCACCTTTTGGCTTAATGACGTAGGAAACAAACCACTTCTTCTTTTCCATGATGCTTTTCCTCTTCTGAAAATAGTAATGCCGCGTGGCGATAATGCCTTAACAGGCCGTTCTTTCGCCGGACTCTCAGCGGAACCTGACCTTAAACGCACCGTGGCCGATAAAGGCTAATCAAGCGGGGCAGGATGCAGCAGGTCAATTACGTCATCGATTTCATTGCTGGCCGCGTGGCGATCAAGGGCAACCGCATAATAGCGTCCCTTGCAGTAGTGCTTTGTTACCGCCACTCGATGGCCGGTATCGCTGTCAGCTTCACCGCCGCTCAGGGTCTGCAGATGGGGCGGGATAACCAGCTCACTTTCGAGTTGTTCTGCTTCAATGATCACCGCGCCACCGTCACTGGATAGCAGCAGATGCTGAATGCTCATGTTCTCTCCTTTGCTTCAGATTGCTAACCGGGAAAGTGTAGTTCACCTCAGCAGGCGTGCTGGCGAGGGCGCTTAATCATTGCCTGTACAGGGCTGATCAACGGTGTCAGAGGCAATAAAAAAGCCCCAGACAGGGGCTTTTAAGAAATGAGTGGACTGAAACTTAGCTGGTCTGATTGGCCAGCTTAGGCTTCAGTACGCGCTTACCCATCTGAATGCCGGGCTTCTCAACATACTTATAGAGTAAAGAGGCCAGCGCATAGGTCACCGGGATGGCAGATATGCAGACAATCAGGAAACGCATCATGTCGCTCTTAAACTCAAAGTCAGTATGAGTGAGCAGCAGGGCGATCAGCGGGATCACGATCAGCAGGTGCAGCAGGTAGACCGAGAACGAGACGTCGCCCAGCCACGTGCTGAGTCGGTTGTTCAGAAGTTTCCGCGGCAGGGCAATCAGCTGAGCCATCATGCTGCCCTGCGGGTATTGCCACAGAATCGCCGTCATACCGACGATCATCAGCGCCTCCATTATCACCTGCAGCTTAATCGCGTCCATGCCAATCGCCACGGTGACGACCGGGCCGAGCAGCGCATAGCCGACATAGAGCAGCGATTTACGGCGAATTGCTTCGGCCAGCAGCATTCCTGCCAGGAACATGTTCAGCTTAATCAGGATCATCGAAGGCATCTCAAACGCCTCATAATAATCGGCCAGCACGTACCGACCGGCGCAGCAGAGCGCCATGATGCCAATCAGGGAGGCGGCATAACCAAAGCGCAGCGTGACCAGCATGATGAACGGGAACAGCAGATAGAACTGCATCTCCAGCCCAATACTCCAGTCAGGTAGCACGGTGTTAAACCCATACTCGGGCAACATGCCGAACAGGAAGCTGAAGTGAGTCAGGATATTTGCCAGCGACTGGTCGTTGTAACGCGACGACTCCGTGGCGGTGCCGGAATAAAAATGCGCAATGGTGTCACGCATTTCACCAAACCACGGGCCATAAATCAGGGCAATGATTAACAGCAGATAGTAGAGCGGGGCGATACGGAAGAAGCGGCGGATCCAAAACTTCTTAATCGTCTCCGCGCTCTGCCATGGCTCTTTCTGCTGGCGCTCGACGTAGTTTTTCGCCATCAGATAACCCGATAACAGAATAAAAAGGTCGACCCCGATGCCCGGTGATGAAATTAGTGTGATATGGCAATGAACCAGTAAGCTGATATGGCCAACCAGTACCCAGAGAGAGGCAATGCCGCGTAACCCTTCCAGCTCCGTTGACCAACCTCGTGTTGCAGACATAACTTTTCCTCGTTTTTACCCGGCTTTTGGCGCTCACTAAGCCTTAAGGCAAAAGATATGTAAACGGGCCTTTACAAAAGTAAGAGGATTCCGAGCATAGAGATTAGGAAGAAATCAACTGCACAAGGGCTGGAAGGCACGCAAAGGTAAGAGTGTACAAGCGCACACCCTTAACCAGAATTACTGATTGAGATAAGCGATCAGGCCAGCTTTAACAGGATCATGCCAGCCAGCAGAAGAGTCAGACCGGCCCAGCCTTTGCGGTTTAGTCGCTGGCCAAACAACACCCATCCAGCCGCGACAGTGGCAATAATCCCAAAACCGCCCCAGACTGCATAGGCGATCGACAGATCGATGCCTTTGACCGCCTGAGCGAGTGCGCTGAAAGCGAGCAGCACACAGCAGAGTGATAGCAGACCGTACAGCGGTTTCTTAAACCCATCAGAATATTTAAGGAATATGTTGGCGGCAATCTCCAGCACGATAGCAAGTGCCAGCCAGACGGCATGAATAAAATCAGCGATGACCATGATTAACCTCCGCTGATGATTGGGTGCCAGTCTTGATCAGCACAATCCCGACGATCAGCGTTACCAGACCGCAGATTTTCAGCGCTGACAGCGCTTCGCCAAATAGTTGTACGCTGAATAACGTAATCAGCATGATGCCAATCCCTTCCCATAGGGCATAAGCCACACCCAGGGCGATACGTTTGATGGCGAAACTCAGCAGAATATAGGAACAAGCGATCATGCCCAGCATCATGAGATAGCCTGAATGGCTGCCATTGAGGCTGGACCATTTCATGAAAAGGGTACCAATAATTTCAGTAACAATAGCGAGTGATAGTAAAACCCAGGCGCGCATGGGTGCTCTCCAGCAACGATAAAAGACGACCTGCCACAGTACACAGGGCAGACTCAGAACAGTGTCGAAGTGGTGAGGGGACTACAGGGCGTTACGCCAGTGCTGATCGGCGACGTTCCAGCCAGAAAGGAAGGTGGGGGTAAGATGTGACATGAACATTCTGCTCATAAAATTTACAACGCATCCACATTGTTGCTTCTCGTCAGTGGACGGATAATGCCTCCGGTGAAATACACGCCGGATTTATACCATTCTGCACATCATGAAATCAACAGCAGATGCTGCTATTTTTGATTCCTGTTGAGGTTTGATGGTTCAAAAATCAGTTTTTTTTAAAACGTATGTAGGGAAGCGCGAGTTCGTAAAACAGTGCAAAAAAAACCGGGCAACAGAATGCCCGGTTTTTGTTACGTGACACCGTCACGAATCACTCAGCGCGCTGCGGCACGGTGCGAACCGGCGCATCACCCGCGACATAGTAAGTGGCGGTGCTGCGTGGCAGCGGATTGCGGCCACGAATCTTATCGGCAATCTTCTCGCCAATCATGATAGTGGTGGCATTCAGGTTACCGGTGATAATCAGCGGCATAATCGACGCATCAACGACACGTAAACCTTCCAGCCCATGTACACGACCTTCGCCATCCACGACGGCCATCGGGTCGTTACCCATCTTACAGGTGCCGCACGGATGATAGGCGGTTTCGCCGTGGTTGCGCACGAACTCGTCCAGCTGCTCATCCGTCTGGCAATCCAGACCCGGACTGATTTCACGGCCACGATATTTATCCAGCGCTGGCTGATTGATTATCTGACGCGTAATGCGGATAGCATCGCGGAACTCATGCCAGTCCTGCTCATGTGACATGTAGTTGAACAGAATAGCCGGATGACGACGCGGATCGCGTGACTTCAGGCGCACATGACCACGGCTTGGCGAACGCATAGAGCCGACGTGACACTGGAAGCCGTGGGCATCAACAGCGTTAGAACCGTTGTAGTTAATTGCTACCGGCAGGAAGTGATACTGAATGTTCGGCCAGCTGAACTCTTCGCGGCTGCGGATAAAGCCGCCTGCTTCAAACTGGTTGCTGGCACCGATACCGGTGCCGTTAAACATCCACTCTGCACCGATTTTCGGCTGGTTCCACCACTTCAGGGCCGGATAGATAGAAACCGGCTCTTTACACTCATACTGCAGATACATCTCCAGATGGTCCTGCAGGTTTTCACCCACGCCCGGCAAGTCGTGCACCAGCGGAATGTCGAATTGCTTCAGCAGCTCAGGCGAACCCACGCCAGAACGCTGCAGGATCTGTGGCGAGGCGATAGCACCCGCGCACAGCAGCACTTCACGACGAGCCGTCACTTTATTGATGGTGTTGCTGTCGCCCTGCAGATACTCCACGCCAACCGCGCGCTTGCCGTCGAAGATGATGCGATCGGTGGTGGCATGCGTAATGATCTTCAGGTTGGGGCGACCTTTGGCCATATCGAGATAGCCACGGGCAGTGCTGGAACGACGACCCTTTGGCGTCACGGTACGATCCATCGGACCAAAACCTTCCTGCTGGTAGCCATTCAGATCGTCGGTGCGTGGATAACCCGCCTGTACACCCGCCTCAATCATCGCTTCAAACAGCACGTTGTTGCCCGCTTTCGGCGTTGCCACGCAAACCGGGCCATCGCCGCCGTGGAAATCGTTCGGGCCGATATCACGGGTTTCCGCTTTACGGTAGTAGGGCAGGCAGTCCAGATAACTCCAGTTCTCCAGTCCCGGCTCGCTGGCCCAGTTGTCCAGATCCATCGCGTTGCCGCGGATGTAACACATGCCGTTAATCAGGGATGAACCACCCAGGCCTTTGCCGCGACCACACTCCATGCGGCGGTTGTTCATGTAAGGCTCTGGCTCAGTCTCATAGGCCCAGTTATAGCGTTTTCCCTGCAGCGGGAAGGCAAGGGCCGCAGGCATCTGTGTACGAAAATCAAAACGGTAATCCGGGCCGCCCGCTTCGAGCAACAGGACGCTCACGTTGCTTTCCTCGGTAAGACGGGTCGCCAGAACATTACCTGCGGATCCGGCTCCAATAATAATGTAATCAAATTCCATTCGTCGTTCCTCAGGTTAAGTGATTAAAAGACTGACTGAAAACGCGTCAGCTCAACCTGCACGGACTTCACCTGGGTGTAGCTCTGCAGCGTCATCAGACCATTCTCGCGGCCAATACCGGAGTGCTTGTAGCCGCCCACCGGCATCTCTGCGGCGGACTCGCCCCAGGTGTTGATCCAGCAGATACCGGCTTCGATCTGATGAATCACGCGGTGCGCTTTATTCAGGTCCTGCGTCACCAGTCCGGCGGCCAGACCAAACTCGGTATCGTTGGCGCGGC
Encoded here:
- the betA gene encoding choline dehydrogenase, yielding MEFDYIIIGAGSAGNVLATRLTEESNVSVLLLEAGGPDYRFDFRTQMPAALAFPLQGKRYNWAYETEPEPYMNNRRMECGRGKGLGGSSLINGMCYIRGNAMDLDNWASEPGLENWSYLDCLPYYRKAETRDIGPNDFHGGDGPVCVATPKAGNNVLFEAMIEAGVQAGYPRTDDLNGYQQEGFGPMDRTVTPKGRRSSTARGYLDMAKGRPNLKIITHATTDRIIFDGKRAVGVEYLQGDSNTINKVTARREVLLCAGAIASPQILQRSGVGSPELLKQFDIPLVHDLPGVGENLQDHLEMYLQYECKEPVSIYPALKWWNQPKIGAEWMFNGTGIGASNQFEAGGFIRSREEFSWPNIQYHFLPVAINYNGSNAVDAHGFQCHVGSMRSPSRGHVRLKSRDPRRHPAILFNYMSHEQDWHEFRDAIRITRQIINQPALDKYRGREISPGLDCQTDEQLDEFVRNHGETAYHPCGTCKMGNDPMAVVDGEGRVHGLEGLRVVDASIMPLIITGNLNATTIMIGEKIADKIRGRNPLPRSTATYYVAGDAPVRTVPQRAE
- the copD gene encoding copper homeostasis membrane protein CopD; this encodes MNTFWILLRGLHFAAVMLLTGSACYSALLAPRRYRLLLALRLNPLVKGSAWLALLSALLMLACQNVLMSGDSTNLADTDIWLAVLGTHFGAVWQWEIIFGVMGIFALLLTGKLRQQVLLLAGVLQLSCMALIGHAAMRDGVPGLLQQISQAMHLIAAAFWVGGLLPLLLLMREARQIDRRTDAIRTMMRFSRYGHLAVALTLLSGVINSVMISGWPLMWHDSRYIILLLCKMLLVALMVLVALINRYWLVPRFRLAGSGTQQKFIRMTQLELLLACGVVGLVSVFASLSPA
- a CDS encoding YebY family protein yields the protein MLLKKVIPAILLLSVCGQALATQIITVSRFEIGKEKWPFNREEVMLTCEKDGAMFAINPSTLMQYPLNDIADQLFKNKQVKAQPISVIQAEDKAHPGQMMSLQPIIERTQALCGK
- the adhP gene encoding alcohol dehydrogenase AdhP — its product is MKAAIANSEHQVEVVEKTLRPLKTGEARLRMECCGVCHTDLHVKNGDFGDKTGVTLGHEGIGIVEEVAPDVTSLKPGDRASVAWFFKGCGHCEYCNSGNETLCRDVINAGFTADGGMAEECIVVADYSVKVPDGLDPFAASSVTCAGVTTYKAVKVSEVKPGQWLAIYGLGGLGNLALQYAKNVFNAKVIAIDVSDGQLALAKEMGADLVVNSASEDAARFIQEKTGGAHAAVVTAVAKAAFNSAVDAVRAGGRVVAVGLPPEAMSLNIPRLVLDGIQVVGSLVGTRNDLAEAFQFAAEGKVVPKVTKRKIGEVNAIFDEMIHGKIRGRMVIDFTGQPAS
- the mdtI gene encoding multidrug/spermidine efflux SMR transporter subunit MdtI translates to MVIADFIHAVWLALAIVLEIAANIFLKYSDGFKKPLYGLLSLCCVLLAFSALAQAVKGIDLSIAYAVWGGFGIIATVAAGWVLFGQRLNRKGWAGLTLLLAGMILLKLA
- a CDS encoding acyltransferase family protein; the protein is MSATRGWSTELEGLRGIASLWVLVGHISLLVHCHITLISSPGIGVDLFILLSGYLMAKNYVERQQKEPWQSAETIKKFWIRRFFRIAPLYYLLLIIALIYGPWFGEMRDTIAHFYSGTATESSRYNDQSLANILTHFSFLFGMLPEYGFNTVLPDWSIGLEMQFYLLFPFIMLVTLRFGYAASLIGIMALCCAGRYVLADYYEAFEMPSMILIKLNMFLAGMLLAEAIRRKSLLYVGYALLGPVVTVAIGMDAIKLQVIMEALMIVGMTAILWQYPQGSMMAQLIALPRKLLNNRLSTWLGDVSFSVYLLHLLIVIPLIALLLTHTDFEFKSDMMRFLIVCISAIPVTYALASLLYKYVEKPGIQMGKRVLKPKLANQTS
- the mdtJ gene encoding multidrug/spermidine efflux SMR transporter subunit MdtJ, yielding MRAWVLLSLAIVTEIIGTLFMKWSSLNGSHSGYLMMLGMIACSYILLSFAIKRIALGVAYALWEGIGIMLITLFSVQLFGEALSALKICGLVTLIVGIVLIKTGTQSSAEVNHGHR
- a CDS encoding phage baseplate assembly protein V; translated protein: MIALYAVLLPENTINWLSTDADKTRSWNAPSVGEQVLVLCLGDEIDTGFMLSDILSDNTPAYALHWSFHDGAVIEYEPGTGLLAETGKQTATIKTALKILFDLAEVEYKTLRKLRSWKSPKAAR